From Verrucomicrobiota bacterium, a single genomic window includes:
- a CDS encoding leucine-rich repeat domain-containing protein has protein sequence MIDSVGWQLKEDWDWHWLEGKRKNYRSLIDPAMLDAAWKLLVEKDWFSQQTTNDVDKKISTITPLEGLTNLRSLVLQNNCVEDLRPLSSMIRLKYLNCHHNRIRDLSPIGHLQLLEELSLAENPVASFSVLETFPNLQKLSISTDQVPAFIECKRLLKVHTLKITGDDAIEDLGRFPKMPSLAVFDAWNVKDLAGIERFRSLEALSLMNGRYSSLNSLEALKALTHVNVSTSKTLSVEPLRELYALRSLFIRCRKLHRLTCLAGLPVLHEVRMDDESICDASELHALRAGLTSWNGEFKSDAKGVKPSLDLQVVNQESFDYYDSKMPFGIRSGECNERMLASERGWLVNEIREALSVHFKDEKDFHLPYTSGFHRTERVIIYGYAAYESFREIALAVQRILCETRNEWIIWCQSLLWESPEDQDIPEDAEDFIVWIYPNKIIVTEEHAKVVRKLIEWRN, from the coding sequence ATGATTGATTCGGTGGGATGGCAACTTAAGGAGGATTGGGACTGGCATTGGCTCGAAGGCAAACGAAAGAACTATCGTTCATTGATTGATCCCGCAATGTTGGACGCGGCGTGGAAGTTACTGGTTGAGAAAGATTGGTTTAGTCAACAAACCACGAACGATGTGGACAAGAAAATTTCGACAATCACTCCTTTGGAGGGTCTGACGAATCTCCGAAGCCTTGTTTTGCAAAACAATTGTGTCGAAGACTTGCGGCCCTTGTCCTCAATGATTCGGCTCAAATACCTGAACTGCCACCACAATCGCATACGTGATTTATCACCCATCGGGCATCTTCAGCTGTTAGAAGAATTGTCGCTTGCCGAAAATCCGGTGGCGTCTTTCAGCGTGCTAGAGACTTTTCCAAATCTTCAAAAACTCTCAATCTCGACAGATCAAGTTCCTGCTTTCATCGAATGCAAGCGGCTGCTCAAGGTTCACACATTAAAAATCACCGGCGACGATGCGATCGAAGACCTTGGTCGCTTTCCCAAGATGCCATCATTGGCGGTCTTCGATGCTTGGAATGTAAAAGACTTGGCGGGAATCGAGAGATTCCGTTCTTTGGAGGCTCTGAGCCTCATGAATGGAAGATACTCGTCGCTTAATTCGTTGGAGGCACTGAAGGCTTTGACCCATGTTAACGTATCCACATCGAAGACTCTCAGCGTCGAGCCGCTGCGAGAATTGTATGCATTGCGTTCCTTGTTTATCAGATGCCGAAAGCTTCACAGGCTAACATGCCTCGCCGGGTTGCCTGTGCTTCATGAGGTGCGGATGGATGACGAATCAATTTGTGATGCTTCGGAACTGCACGCGTTGCGTGCGGGGTTGACTTCGTGGAACGGCGAATTCAAGTCCGATGCGAAAGGCGTCAAACCCTCCCTGGACCTTCAAGTCGTCAATCAAGAAAGTTTTGATTACTACGATTCCAAAATGCCGTTCGGGATTCGGAGTGGCGAATGTAATGAGAGGATGCTGGCCAGCGAGCGTGGGTGGTTGGTGAACGAGATCCGCGAGGCACTTTCAGTACATTTCAAGGACGAAAAAGATTTTCATCTTCCCTACACCAGCGGCTTCCACCGGACGGAACGAGTCATAATTTATGGCTACGCGGCGTACGAATCATTCCGTGAGATTGCCTTGGCAGTTCAACGGATACTGTGTGAAACCCGCAATGAGTGGATCATTTGGTGCCAGTCGCTTCTTTGGGAAAGCCCGGAAGATCAAGACATTCCTGAAGACGCGGAGGATTTCATCGTGTGGATTTACCCGAATAAAATCATCGTAACCGAAGAGCACGCCAAAGTAGTTCGGAAATTGATTGAGTGGAGAAATTGA
- the nuoH gene encoding NADH-quinone oxidoreductase subunit NuoH: MTNALDQLFVTLKHGLVGLFPGSVQWLISIVISVAAIILVFALLFAIVTVLERKGLGRIQNRLGPNRVGIPLTDIRLFGFGQFIADGIKAIIKEDLVPRTADKVVHYLAPLALVVPVLLAYAVLPIGRNMVAIDLDAGVLFFFAVGASTELSVFMAGWASRNKYSLLGAMRAIAQMVSYEVPLIISAVVVIMMVGSLSTVKIVEAQATYNGLLPDWFVFTPWGLAGFILFMIAAAAESNRTPFDLPEGESEIIAGYYIEYSGFKFALFFLGEYLGMFAISGLAITLFLGGWTAPFSWLTWIPSYVWFFTKLLAIIFVFIWLRGTLPRLRMDQLMNFAWKFMLPMALINLVAAALWHFMSAGFLRWLVCSLVVAVPYLAFGSALAASKTIMKRTYRYAE, encoded by the coding sequence CACGCTCAAACACGGGCTGGTCGGGCTGTTTCCTGGCAGCGTTCAATGGCTTATCTCCATTGTGATTTCCGTTGCTGCGATCATCCTCGTTTTTGCGCTTTTGTTTGCGATTGTCACCGTGCTCGAGCGCAAAGGGCTTGGCCGCATCCAGAACCGGCTTGGCCCGAATCGCGTCGGCATTCCGCTCACGGACATTCGCCTGTTCGGCTTCGGCCAGTTCATCGCCGACGGCATCAAAGCCATAATCAAGGAAGACCTCGTGCCGCGCACGGCGGACAAAGTCGTCCACTACCTCGCGCCCCTTGCGCTCGTCGTGCCGGTGCTGTTGGCTTACGCCGTTCTGCCCATCGGCCGCAACATGGTCGCGATTGATCTCGATGCGGGCGTGCTCTTTTTCTTCGCGGTCGGCGCATCCACCGAACTGTCCGTGTTCATGGCGGGTTGGGCGAGCCGCAACAAATACTCGCTCCTCGGCGCGATGCGGGCGATTGCGCAGATGGTGAGTTACGAAGTCCCACTGATCATTTCGGCTGTGGTGGTGATCATGATGGTCGGTTCGCTCTCGACGGTGAAGATTGTCGAAGCCCAGGCGACCTACAACGGCCTGCTACCGGATTGGTTCGTCTTTACGCCGTGGGGACTGGCCGGTTTCATTCTGTTCATGATCGCGGCGGCGGCGGAATCAAATCGCACCCCCTTTGATCTGCCGGAAGGTGAATCGGAAATCATCGCCGGTTATTACATCGAGTATTCCGGCTTCAAGTTCGCATTGTTCTTTCTTGGCGAATACCTCGGCATGTTCGCGATCAGCGGTCTGGCGATCACGCTGTTTCTGGGGGGCTGGACGGCGCCGTTTTCGTGGCTGACTTGGATTCCATCTTACGTCTGGTTTTTCACGAAGCTGCTGGCGATCATTTTTGTTTTCATCTGGCTGCGCGGCACGCTGCCACGGTTGCGTATGGATCAACTCATGAACTTCGCCTGGAAATTCATGCTGCCGATGGCGCTTATCAACCTCGTCGCTGCGGCTCTCTGGCATTTTATGTCCGCCGGTTTCCTGCGCTGGCTGGTTTGTTCGCTGGTGGTGGCGGTGCCATATCTGGCATTCGGTTCGGCGCTGGCCGCAAGCAAAACGATAATGAAACGCACCTATCGCTATGCGGAGTGA
- a CDS encoding NADH-quinone oxidoreductase subunit M: MSSPPILTVLTLLPLLGGLMVIGIDDRLKHLARRFGVIFSLLPLMFVWILWKHFDSASGEIQFIERHEWIPSLGVHYFLGIDGLGLLMVLLTAIVTPIAILSSGCIRGRVGLYHGLVLLLQAGLFGTFTALNFFHWFIFWELSLIPAFFLVRLWGGPQRAPAATQFFIYTMAGSVAMLLAFLGIYLATGTFDFIRLAELARTGELASALNAKLGWYGLTREQLPLVIFGGVLLGLAVKVPLMPFHTWLPATYAEAPTPVTMLLTGLMSKMGVYGFLRLLLPLFPEQMRMILTPLLWLAVITIIFSACAAFAQKDLKRMLAYSSINHLGYCLLAIFAVAKFTGNDAALATEKAAALNGVFLQMFNHGLTAATLFMFVGFLEQRSGGPRGLNDFGGVRKVAPVYCGLMGIALFSSLGLPGLNGFIGEFLIFKGVFPLAPWAAALSVIGLLVTAIFILTILQRVFNGPLNEKWSKLPDLTLGERVLVAIPIALMFVLGLWPQLVLGVINSTVVQMVEQLKF, encoded by the coding sequence GTGAGTAGCCCTCCGATACTCACTGTGCTAACCCTGCTCCCGCTTCTCGGCGGGTTGATGGTCATCGGGATCGATGATCGTCTCAAACATCTTGCGCGACGTTTCGGTGTGATTTTCAGTCTGTTACCGCTGATGTTTGTTTGGATCCTCTGGAAACATTTTGACTCGGCATCTGGTGAGATTCAGTTCATTGAACGACATGAATGGATTCCGTCATTGGGAGTGCATTATTTCCTCGGCATAGATGGCTTGGGTCTTCTGATGGTCTTGCTCACTGCAATTGTTACTCCGATTGCTATTTTGTCATCGGGGTGCATCCGCGGTCGAGTCGGACTTTATCATGGGTTGGTTCTCTTACTCCAAGCGGGATTGTTTGGCACTTTCACGGCGCTGAATTTTTTTCATTGGTTCATTTTCTGGGAGTTGAGTTTGATCCCGGCGTTTTTCCTCGTGCGGCTTTGGGGCGGACCGCAACGCGCTCCGGCGGCAACGCAGTTCTTCATTTACACCATGGCCGGCAGCGTGGCGATGTTGCTGGCGTTTCTAGGAATTTATCTGGCCACGGGCACGTTCGATTTTATCCGGCTGGCCGAACTGGCGCGAACGGGTGAACTGGCGTCGGCACTGAATGCCAAACTGGGTTGGTACGGATTGACGCGGGAACAATTGCCATTGGTCATTTTCGGCGGTGTGCTCCTTGGGCTTGCCGTCAAAGTGCCGCTGATGCCATTTCACACCTGGCTGCCGGCGACCTACGCCGAAGCGCCCACGCCGGTGACGATGCTGCTCACGGGTCTGATGTCCAAGATGGGTGTCTATGGTTTTCTGCGGCTGTTGCTCCCGCTGTTTCCCGAACAAATGCGAATGATTCTGACGCCGCTGCTCTGGCTGGCGGTGATCACCATCATCTTCTCAGCCTGCGCTGCGTTCGCGCAAAAGGATTTGAAACGGATGCTCGCCTATTCATCAATCAACCACCTTGGCTATTGTCTGCTGGCCATTTTTGCAGTGGCGAAGTTCACTGGCAACGACGCGGCGCTGGCGACCGAGAAAGCCGCGGCGCTCAACGGCGTATTCCTGCAAATGTTCAATCACGGACTCACGGCGGCGACGCTGTTCATGTTCGTGGGCTTCCTCGAACAACGCAGTGGCGGTCCGCGTGGGTTGAACGACTTCGGCGGCGTGCGCAAAGTCGCGCCGGTGTATTGTGGATTGATGGGGATCGCGCTGTTTTCGTCGCTCGGACTGCCGGGGCTGAACGGGTTCATCGGCGAATTCCTGATATTCAAAGGCGTGTTTCCGCTCGCACCGTGGGCGGCAGCGCTGTCGGTGATCGGCCTGCTGGTCACGGCGATTTTCATCCTCACGATTTTGCAACGCGTCTTCAACGGGCCGCTGAATGAAAAATGGTCGAAGCTGCCCGACCTGACGCTGGGCGAACGCGTGCTGGTGGCGATACCCATCGCGCTGATGTTCGTGCTGGGGTTGTGGCCGCAACTGGTGCTCGGCGTCATCAACAGCACCGTCGTGCAGATGGTGGAGCAATTGAAGTTTTGA
- the nuoK gene encoding NADH-quinone oxidoreductase subunit NuoK produces the protein MTPLSAYLLLSAMLFAIGLAGALTRRNTIIVLIGIELMLNAANLNFIAFWRFSEHPETLTGIMFVIFSIGVAAAEAAVGLALIISIYRHYKTTNVDAVNSMKG, from the coding sequence GTGACCCCCCTTTCCGCATACCTTCTGCTCTCCGCGATGCTCTTCGCCATCGGCCTGGCCGGAGCGCTGACGCGACGCAATACCATCATCGTCCTCATCGGCATCGAACTCATGCTCAACGCGGCGAACCTGAACTTCATCGCGTTCTGGCGTTTCAGCGAACACCCGGAAACGCTCACTGGAATAATGTTCGTAATTTTCTCGATCGGCGTCGCTGCTGCGGAAGCGGCGGTCGGTCTGGCGCTCATCATCTCCATTTACCGGCACTACAAGACGACCAATGTAGATGCAGTGAATTCAATGAAGGGATGA
- a CDS encoding GMC family oxidoreductase N-terminal domain-containing protein, whose translation MQASSKPNAVKQVETATVLSSEREEFDYVVVGAGSAGCVVASRLTEDRDTSVLVLEAGGPDDNREIHDPAGYLLLQGPQSGVDWNYLTEEEPNLNRRRIPWPRGKVVGGSSSINFMIYVRGHRLDYDHWSSLGNGGWSYDEVLPFFKKSEDYERGACAYHGVGGPLSVTTPRTKDSICSGFVAAAGERGFVGEDWDFNGAQQEGVGGFYQKTLKAGKRHSAAAAFLTPHLSRANLKVQTRAPATRLVIEGKRVVGVEYRKDNEIRQARARREVIVSGGAVESPKLLLLSGLGPAEQLRAHGLNVVADLPGVGQNLQDHLMLPIAYAVNKPPPPQPDLESAGLFVRSREAKATESPNLQFMFIPFLSAPEFKALNVPVPVFCLFPTLTRPRSCGSITLKSANPLDPPAIRAGYLNDESDLRVLMEGVELTRALANHRALDDWRGVPIDEWPKARTTEEIRAQIRNTATTMYHPAGSCKMGTDAHAVVDSQLRVRGVEGLRVADASIMPTVVNGNTNAPCIMIGEKAADLIRSSWAGLPLHKKMLRAGSM comes from the coding sequence ATGCAAGCGAGTTCAAAGCCGAATGCGGTGAAGCAAGTTGAAACGGCAACAGTTTTGTCCAGCGAACGAGAAGAGTTTGATTATGTCGTCGTCGGTGCGGGATCGGCCGGATGTGTCGTCGCCAGTCGCTTGACGGAGGATCGCGACACGAGCGTGTTGGTTCTGGAAGCGGGTGGGCCGGACGACAACCGGGAAATCCACGACCCTGCCGGCTACCTTTTGCTGCAAGGCCCGCAGTCGGGCGTGGATTGGAATTATCTGACGGAAGAAGAGCCGAACCTGAATCGTCGCCGCATTCCTTGGCCGCGCGGTAAGGTCGTAGGCGGAAGCAGCTCGATCAATTTCATGATCTACGTTCGCGGACATCGGCTTGATTACGATCACTGGAGTTCCCTTGGCAACGGCGGCTGGAGTTATGACGAGGTGCTGCCGTTCTTCAAGAAGTCGGAAGACTATGAGCGTGGCGCTTGTGCTTATCATGGCGTGGGCGGCCCGTTGAGCGTAACTACACCGCGTACGAAGGATTCAATTTGTTCGGGCTTCGTGGCTGCAGCGGGCGAGCGTGGGTTTGTCGGCGAGGATTGGGATTTCAATGGCGCGCAACAAGAAGGTGTCGGCGGTTTTTATCAGAAAACACTCAAGGCCGGTAAACGGCACAGCGCTGCGGCCGCCTTCCTGACGCCGCACCTGAGTCGCGCCAATCTTAAAGTGCAAACCCGCGCGCCCGCGACGCGCCTGGTCATCGAAGGCAAACGCGTGGTCGGTGTCGAATACCGGAAGGACAATGAAATCCGCCAGGCGCGTGCCCGACGCGAAGTGATTGTGAGCGGCGGCGCCGTCGAGTCACCAAAGTTGTTGCTGCTCTCCGGTCTCGGTCCGGCCGAACAACTTCGCGCCCACGGATTAAACGTGGTCGCGGATTTGCCGGGCGTGGGGCAAAACTTACAAGATCACCTGATGCTGCCGATTGCTTATGCCGTCAACAAACCGCCACCTCCGCAACCGGACCTCGAATCGGCCGGCCTCTTTGTCCGGTCGCGCGAAGCGAAAGCGACTGAGTCACCCAACCTTCAGTTCATGTTCATTCCATTCCTGAGCGCGCCGGAATTCAAAGCGTTGAACGTTCCCGTGCCGGTTTTCTGCCTGTTCCCCACCCTCACGCGCCCGCGCAGTTGCGGCAGCATCACACTCAAGTCGGCGAATCCGCTCGACCCGCCGGCGATTCGCGCCGGTTACTTGAACGACGAATCGGACCTGCGAGTGTTGATGGAAGGCGTCGAGTTGACGCGCGCGCTGGCAAACCACCGTGCCCTTGACGATTGGCGCGGTGTTCCTATTGATGAGTGGCCGAAAGCGCGAACGACCGAAGAAATCCGCGCGCAGATTCGCAACACGGCCACGACCATGTATCATCCTGCCGGCTCGTGCAAGATGGGGACGGACGCGCACGCCGTGGTGGACTCCCAATTGCGTGTTCGCGGTGTCGAGGGCCTGCGGGTGGCGGATGCGTCCATCATGCCCACGGTTGTCAACGGCAACACCAACGCGCCTTGCATCATGATCGGAGAGAAGGCGGCAGACTTGATTAGAAGTTCATGGGCAGGTTTGCCTCTGCACAAGAAGATGTTGCGCGCCGGGTCAATGTGA
- a CDS encoding NADH-quinone oxidoreductase subunit K — protein sequence MGDKLGFASGEAAVGLALIIAIYRHYKTINVDEVDSFKG from the coding sequence GTGGGCGACAAGCTGGGATTTGCCTCGGGGGAAGCAGCGGTCGGCCTGGCGCTCATCATCGCGATTTACCGGCATTACAAGACAATCAATGTGGACGAGGTGGATTCGTTCAAGGGATGA
- a CDS encoding type II toxin-antitoxin system PemK/MazF family toxin, with protein sequence MPRPVRGEVWMIDLGLAAKVRPCLLLTDWPADNELALITVLAHTRTLHGNPWEHTVPKPFLREGAFHLQQVHSVPSVKLERKLGDLTAAEMSVIEQLLRKRLKL encoded by the coding sequence ATGCCTCGTCCAGTTCGCGGTGAGGTTTGGATGATCGACTTGGGGCTGGCAGCCAAGGTGCGCCCCTGCCTGCTGCTCACCGATTGGCCAGCCGACAACGAACTCGCCCTCATCACCGTGCTGGCTCACACGCGGACGCTGCACGGCAATCCGTGGGAACACACTGTGCCGAAACCGTTTCTCAGAGAAGGCGCGTTTCACCTTCAACAAGTTCATTCCGTGCCGAGCGTCAAACTGGAGCGGAAGCTCGGCGACTTGACCGCTGCCGAGATGAGCGTCATCGAACAACTCTTGCGAAAGCGACTCAAATTGTAG
- the nuoL gene encoding NADH-quinone oxidoreductase subunit L, producing MPWIVKNLWLIPALPILAAGLSALAPQRCRKFSASLAIGSMVISFLLSLCAFAHALQHGGHEASKEFSNINWFQFGDQWLQLGWVLDPLTAVMLVMVTFVGLLIFIYSVGYMAHDENFTRFFCFMSLFAGAMLGVVIANSLLLLFISWELVGLTSYLLIGFWYHKPSAAAAAKKAFIVTRIGDVALLLGMVWLYYTNGTLVFYDGGTGCLERDALESIFISGTWGLSAATGIGLLIFMGAAGKSGQVPLHVWLPDAMEGPTPVSALIHAATMVAAGVFLVARMYPIMSLQGGVLDSPNVPATLEVVTWIGAITAVFAASIAVAQNDIKRILAYSTVSQLGYMMMGLGVGGVAVGMFHLITHAFFKALLFMGAGSVIHGCHDEQDIRRMGGLKKYMPVTFATYAIGMLALAGFPLVFSGFWSKDAILHAAHDWSVSQIPFYLGLFGAFLTAFYMTRQVALVFFGTYRSSGREFAHSNSETHDKTKLEPTHVGCYEKKEEPHESSLVMTLPLVMLATCAIGLGFIGTPAWPWFQSFLGEHDAETGFTRSIVSLMVLSSVIVFAGLGLGWWLYGRKPIQSPDEKDVLEKARPDLYPLLANKYFVDELYEATVIRFNAWWAKVCTILDEQVWGGMVLLVFYVILGLSFVSRFFDELVINLGFDQGCERVTLSSKLMSRLQDGRVQNYLRVIGVALVVLVLFLIWGGGK from the coding sequence ATGCCCTGGATTGTAAAAAACCTCTGGCTGATTCCCGCCCTGCCGATTCTGGCAGCGGGGTTAAGCGCGTTGGCGCCGCAGCGTTGTCGCAAATTCTCGGCGTCGTTGGCCATTGGTTCGATGGTTATTTCATTCCTGCTTTCGCTCTGCGCTTTTGCTCATGCGCTGCAACATGGGGGGCACGAAGCGTCGAAAGAGTTTTCCAACATCAACTGGTTTCAATTCGGCGATCAATGGCTGCAACTCGGCTGGGTACTCGACCCGCTCACGGCGGTGATGCTGGTGATGGTCACGTTCGTCGGTCTGCTGATTTTCATCTACAGCGTCGGCTACATGGCGCACGACGAAAACTTCACGCGCTTCTTCTGCTTCATGTCGCTCTTTGCCGGCGCGATGTTGGGGGTCGTCATCGCCAACAGCCTGTTGCTGCTTTTCATTTCGTGGGAGCTTGTCGGCCTCACGTCGTATCTGCTCATCGGCTTCTGGTATCACAAACCGAGCGCGGCGGCGGCGGCCAAAAAGGCGTTCATTGTCACGCGAATTGGTGATGTGGCGTTGCTGCTCGGCATGGTGTGGTTGTATTATACGAACGGCACTCTCGTTTTTTACGATGGAGGCACGGGTTGTTTGGAACGGGATGCATTGGAATCAATTTTTATCAGTGGGACCTGGGGACTTTCGGCAGCAACTGGAATTGGTCTTCTCATCTTCATGGGAGCGGCCGGTAAATCTGGTCAAGTACCGCTACACGTGTGGTTGCCGGACGCGATGGAAGGCCCAACTCCCGTCAGCGCTTTGATTCATGCGGCCACGATGGTGGCTGCAGGGGTGTTTCTTGTAGCCCGAATGTACCCGATTATGAGTTTGCAAGGGGGGGTACTTGATTCGCCGAACGTTCCGGCAACTCTGGAAGTGGTGACTTGGATCGGCGCCATCACCGCCGTCTTCGCCGCGAGCATTGCCGTCGCGCAAAACGACATCAAGCGCATCCTCGCTTACTCCACGGTTTCGCAACTCGGTTACATGATGATGGGTCTCGGCGTCGGTGGTGTGGCGGTGGGCATGTTCCATCTCATCACGCACGCCTTTTTCAAGGCGCTGCTCTTCATGGGCGCCGGTTCGGTGATTCACGGCTGCCATGACGAGCAGGACATCCGTCGCATGGGTGGATTGAAGAAGTACATGCCCGTGACTTTTGCGACCTACGCCATCGGTATGTTGGCGCTTGCGGGTTTCCCGCTGGTCTTCTCCGGCTTCTGGAGCAAGGACGCGATTCTGCACGCAGCGCACGATTGGTCGGTGTCGCAGATTCCTTTTTATCTCGGCTTATTCGGCGCATTTCTCACGGCGTTTTATATGACGCGGCAGGTGGCGCTGGTGTTCTTCGGTACTTATCGTAGCAGCGGACGTGAGTTCGCTCATTCTAATTCCGAAACCCACGACAAAACGAAGTTAGAGCCGACTCACGTCGGCTGCTACGAAAAAAAGGAAGAACCGCACGAAAGCTCGCTGGTGATGACGCTGCCCCTTGTCATGCTGGCAACCTGCGCGATTGGACTTGGCTTCATCGGCACGCCGGCTTGGCCGTGGTTTCAATCGTTTTTGGGTGAACACGACGCTGAAACAGGTTTCACGAGGAGCATCGTTTCGCTCATGGTGCTGTCGTCGGTGATTGTGTTTGCCGGTCTCGGTCTTGGCTGGTGGCTTTACGGACGCAAGCCGATTCAATCGCCGGACGAGAAGGACGTTTTGGAAAAGGCGCGGCCCGACCTCTACCCGCTGCTGGCGAACAAATACTTTGTTGATGAACTTTACGAGGCAACCGTCATCCGCTTCAACGCCTGGTGGGCGAAGGTTTGCACGATTCTTGACGAGCAGGTCTGGGGGGGAATGGTGCTGCTGGTTTTTTACGTGATTCTCGGTCTGTCTTTCGTGAGCCGCTTTTTTGACGAACTCGTTATCAATCTCGGCTTCGACCAAGGCTGTGAACGCGTCACGCTCAGCAGCAAACTCATGTCGCGGTTGCAGGATGGCCGCGTGCAAAATTATCTGCGCGTCATCGGCGTCGCGCTGGTGGTGCTGGTCTTGTTCCTGATTTGGGGAGGTGGGAAGTGA
- a CDS encoding PIN domain-containing protein, with protein sequence MKGIADTGFLVAFVSRDDAFHDWAVGLAEQMDEPLLTCEPVLAEAAFHLRNCRSVFEMLAEGVIALAFDCNDHLPQLEALAERYADRQPDLADLCLIRMSELFPKYSVVTVDWEDFRVYRRNKRETIPVICPPQK encoded by the coding sequence ATGAAGGGGATCGCCGACACCGGGTTCCTGGTGGCATTCGTCAGCCGGGACGACGCCTTTCATGATTGGGCAGTCGGGTTGGCGGAGCAGATGGACGAGCCGCTGCTGACGTGCGAGCCGGTGCTGGCGGAGGCCGCGTTTCACCTGCGGAATTGCAGGTCCGTTTTTGAAATGCTCGCTGAGGGTGTCATCGCCCTTGCCTTTGACTGCAATGACCATTTGCCGCAGCTTGAGGCGCTGGCTGAACGCTATGCGGATCGCCAGCCCGATCTGGCGGACTTATGCTTGATCCGCATGAGCGAGCTTTTTCCGAAATACTCCGTCGTCACCGTGGATTGGGAGGACTTTCGGGTTTATCGGCGGAACAAACGTGAAACCATTCCAGTGATCTGTCCCCCGCAGAAATAA
- a CDS encoding NADH-quinone oxidoreductase subunit J, whose translation MSLPFAIIAALTIAAAVAAMSLRNLVHCALALAVTFGGLAALYLQLSAQFVGFAQVLIYIGAIAILIVFAILLTRSGEPPEKPVFSTSWLSGLLVAVVVFGVLAWTIMKSIASQREPAEAAQATVKQIGDALMTGFVLPLEVIGLLLTAALIGAVIIAMKEEKT comes from the coding sequence ATGTCGTTACCTTTCGCCATTATCGCCGCGCTAACCATCGCCGCCGCCGTGGCCGCGATGAGTTTGCGCAATCTCGTCCATTGCGCGCTCGCGCTCGCGGTTACGTTCGGCGGACTCGCCGCGCTCTACTTGCAACTCAGCGCGCAGTTTGTCGGCTTCGCGCAAGTGCTGATTTACATCGGCGCCATCGCCATTTTGATCGTGTTCGCCATTCTGCTGACTCGGAGCGGCGAGCCACCGGAAAAGCCCGTATTCTCCACCTCATGGTTGTCGGGACTGCTCGTGGCTGTAGTCGTGTTTGGCGTGCTGGCTTGGACAATCATGAAGAGCATAGCCAGCCAGCGTGAACCAGCGGAGGCGGCCCAAGCCACGGTCAAACAAATCGGCGACGCGCTGATGACCGGGTTTGTGCTGCCGTTGGAAGTCATCGGCCTGCTGCTGACCGCCGCTTTGATTGGAGCAGTCATCATTGCGATGAAGGAGGAGAAGACGTGA